ttttttaacatgatttttttcaaagaaaataaagctttttaaaaaattcgaaaactATATACGATAGATTAAGCCTTcgtctttaaaatgatatcttGTCGATCAAAATTGATTAAGAATTATGcctgtttttattgttggcgTAAATCCtattttcgacatttttcgcGAAGAAAAAGTTCAGTACTGTGGCGCCCCTCGACATTTGcggtaagaaagaagaagctcGTACTTCCATTACTGATTTTTATATACGCATTTGTATGATGTATGTTTTGTTTCCGTGAAGTAGCGATTGCTTACTTATTTGTATGATGCGTAAATAGCTGATTTTTAAAACTTATAAACACTCTAAATCCAAAGAAATATGTTCCACGATGCTCGCATAGAGAAGCTACGATAATTTACTCTCTTAACGTATAATCATACAAATtccatttattaaattattctacGAACCAATAATACGAAGGAcagtgtaatatatatatatatatatgtgtaaattaaattaaataaaaaatggcaTGTTGAATAAAtacatgacatatatatagtacgaCATGATGAACAACGTGATATAAAATGCATCTGTCACAGAGACttcattattagaaaattagatCTCAGAATACGTTATATCTGTGATAATTGTCGTTTATACTAATATCAATATGTCTGTGCAAAAACGTGCCTGtggttttattatatttcgtcGAATTCAAGATACTATAGAATATCTTCTTATGCAGGCATCATACGGGGAGCACCATTGGTCACCTCCTAAAGgtcgttttataatattaatgtataaatatatattatagaattctttcatgaaagaaagaatgattaTCAGAATTTTTCTAGGTCACGTCGATGAGGGAGAAACTGATTTTGAAACTGCTTTACgtgaaacagaagaagaagctggatttgtaaaaaatgatttaaaaatttttcaagatgCCAAAgtagaattaaattataatgttaatggCATTCCTAAAACTGTCATATATTGGTTGGCAGAACTTATAAATCCTAATCAGCCTGTTAGAATGTCTAGCGAACATCAAGCATATAAATGGTTAGGTTATCAGGAAGCTTGTAATCTTGCAAAATATGTCGATATGCAAAGTGCTCTAACACagtttaatgaatatataaataaaaatgtaaaaaagaagtaatacaaaatataattaacttttataaaataaagtatttcTAAATACTTAcgcaataaaagtaaaatataaatattgtgagattatattattttatataaacaatatgaaatgaaaatctttttttagaatatatatataagcaagtTTTTATGgcattttatgaaaaataagttCATATTGTTGTAAAT
This Vespa crabro chromosome 7, iyVesCrab1.2, whole genome shotgun sequence DNA region includes the following protein-coding sequences:
- the LOC124425336 gene encoding bis(5'-nucleosyl)-tetraphosphatase [asymmetrical]; the encoded protein is MSVQKRACGFIIFRRIQDTIEYLLMQASYGEHHWSPPKGHVDEGETDFETALRETEEEAGFVKNDLKIFQDAKVELNYNVNGIPKTVIYWLAELINPNQPVRMSSEHQAYKWLGYQEACNLAKYVDMQSALTQFNEYINKNVKKK